One genomic window of Chloracidobacterium sp. includes the following:
- a CDS encoding Rieske (2Fe-2S) protein produces the protein MPRVRVAALSDIPPGQMRLASTEQRKLVIYNCNGMFYASENACPHMGASLSDGVLIGTEVTCPWHHWSFDVTTGACTSNPLAPKTLTVFPTTIENDEVWVELP, from the coding sequence ATGCCGCGTGTCAGAGTCGCCGCCTTGTCCGACATACCACCGGGGCAAATGCGTCTTGCTTCAACGGAACAGCGGAAGTTAGTCATTTACAACTGCAACGGGATGTTCTACGCCAGTGAGAACGCCTGCCCGCACATGGGCGCATCCCTGAGCGACGGCGTCCTCATTGGGACGGAAGTGACCTGCCCATGGCATCACTGGTCGTTTGATGTGACGACCGGCGCATGCACCAGTAATCCGCTTGCCCCGAAAACGCTGACCGTGTTTCCAACGACCATCGAGAATGACGAGGTGTGGGTGGAACTTCCATGA
- a CDS encoding ATP-dependent RecD-like DNA helicase: protein MTGRPAVPTTLVGTVERITYANAETGYTVLRLQVPDEREPLAVVGYFPTLSPGVTLRLTGFWTTHHTHGVQFKAVQHEIRQPATLAGIEKYLGSGLIKGIGPVTARRIVAHFREATLDILETDIQRLSEVPGIGAKRMAMIARAWEAQRAVKDVMLFLQSHGVSTHYAAKIYKQYGARAIQTVVENPYQLARDIYGIGFKTADAIAANLGVAPDAEARLRAACLHVLHEAVEHGHCFLPASKLVAEVQSLLGLPDASRVQATADVLAAEQELVAAALDAPPETCYHLPYLFYAEQHIARLAHGLCARPCADLEEKAARWLEHYMARERLQLSEEQRQAVLTAAVRRILVITGGPGCGKTTTLRAVVSLFRALGLRVDLAAPTGRAAQRLSEVTGGEARTLHRLLAYDPGRGRFTHDGDYPLDTDAVIVDEASMLDAPLAAALLKAVPAHGRLLLVGDVDQLPSVGPGRVLGDIIASGVIPVCRLTQVFRQAEGSLIIQNAHRIRAGQFPKLIQPDGKTTTDCYFVAAETPEDIHRRLANIVARSLPKRFGYDPVDDIQVLTPMNRGELGAGELNRRLQAVLNPPQAGRPEVERLGRIFRVGDKVVQRVNNYTREVFNGDIGRIVRIDLEEQSLTVDYGGREVDYDWADAAELAHAFALSVHKSQGSEYPAVVIVLHTQAFPVLSRNLVYTALTRAKQTAVLLGTTRAIGLALRRIEAEQRYTRLTAMLRDPVL, encoded by the coding sequence ATGACCGGTCGGCCGGCCGTCCCAACGACGCTTGTTGGAACGGTTGAGCGCATTACGTACGCCAATGCGGAAACGGGCTACACAGTACTCCGGTTACAGGTCCCAGACGAACGCGAGCCTTTGGCGGTCGTCGGCTACTTTCCGACGCTGTCGCCGGGCGTGACGCTCCGGCTGACAGGTTTCTGGACGACGCATCACACCCACGGCGTCCAGTTCAAGGCCGTACAGCACGAGATTCGCCAACCGGCGACGCTCGCTGGCATTGAGAAATACCTCGGCTCCGGCCTCATCAAGGGCATCGGCCCCGTCACTGCCCGGCGGATTGTCGCCCACTTTAGAGAAGCGACCCTAGACATCCTTGAAACGGACATTCAACGGTTGAGCGAGGTGCCCGGCATCGGCGCTAAGCGCATGGCGATGATTGCGCGCGCTTGGGAAGCGCAGCGCGCCGTCAAAGATGTCATGCTGTTTTTGCAGTCGCATGGCGTCTCAACGCACTACGCCGCCAAGATTTACAAGCAGTACGGCGCGCGGGCGATTCAGACCGTCGTTGAAAATCCTTACCAACTGGCGCGCGATATCTACGGCATCGGTTTCAAGACCGCCGATGCGATTGCCGCCAACCTCGGCGTTGCGCCTGACGCCGAAGCCCGGTTGCGCGCCGCCTGCCTCCATGTTTTGCACGAAGCCGTGGAGCATGGACATTGCTTCTTGCCGGCGTCCAAGCTGGTCGCTGAAGTCCAGTCGTTGCTGGGCCTGCCGGACGCATCGCGCGTGCAAGCGACGGCGGACGTGCTGGCCGCCGAGCAGGAATTAGTCGCCGCTGCGCTGGACGCTCCACCGGAGACTTGCTACCACCTACCGTATTTGTTTTACGCCGAGCAGCACATTGCACGTTTGGCGCATGGGCTGTGCGCGCGTCCGTGCGCGGATCTGGAAGAGAAAGCCGCTCGGTGGCTTGAACACTACATGGCGCGTGAGCGGCTTCAACTGTCCGAAGAACAACGTCAGGCTGTACTGACGGCGGCCGTCCGGCGGATATTGGTCATTACAGGCGGGCCGGGCTGCGGCAAGACGACGACGTTGCGCGCCGTCGTGAGTCTGTTCCGGGCGTTGGGTCTACGGGTTGACTTGGCGGCGCCGACTGGACGCGCCGCCCAACGGCTTTCGGAAGTCACCGGCGGCGAGGCGCGCACATTGCATCGGCTACTGGCTTACGATCCGGGACGCGGGCGTTTCACCCACGACGGCGATTATCCGCTGGATACTGACGCTGTGATTGTCGATGAGGCCTCGATGCTGGACGCACCGCTGGCGGCGGCGTTGCTCAAGGCTGTCCCGGCGCACGGCCGGCTGCTGCTGGTTGGCGACGTTGATCAGTTGCCTTCGGTGGGACCAGGGCGAGTGCTGGGCGACATCATCGCGTCCGGCGTCATACCGGTTTGCCGCCTAACGCAGGTGTTTCGCCAAGCGGAGGGCAGTCTCATCATTCAGAACGCTCACCGCATCCGCGCCGGACAGTTTCCCAAGCTGATCCAGCCGGACGGCAAAACCACGACCGACTGCTACTTTGTCGCCGCCGAGACGCCGGAGGACATTCACCGGCGTCTCGCCAACATTGTGGCGCGCAGCCTCCCTAAGCGCTTTGGTTATGATCCAGTTGACGACATCCAAGTGCTGACGCCGATGAATCGTGGCGAATTGGGGGCCGGGGAACTCAATCGGCGCTTGCAGGCCGTGCTCAATCCGCCGCAGGCTGGGCGGCCGGAGGTCGAGCGGTTGGGACGAATCTTCCGAGTCGGCGACAAGGTTGTGCAGCGCGTCAACAACTACACGCGCGAAGTCTTCAACGGTGACATCGGGCGAATTGTCAGGATTGATCTTGAGGAGCAGTCCTTGACGGTAGATTACGGCGGACGGGAAGTAGATTACGACTGGGCGGACGCTGCTGAACTGGCGCACGCTTTTGCTCTGTCCGTCCACAAAAGTCAGGGATCGGAGTATCCAGCCGTGGTCATTGTGCTACACACGCAGGCGTTCCCGGTGCTGAGTCGAAATCTAGTTTACACGGCGCTGACACGCGCCAAGCAAACGGCTGTATTGCTAGGAACAACGCGCGCCATCGGGTTGGCGCTGCGTCGGATTGAAGCTGAACAGCGCTACACCCGGCTGACGGCCATGCTGCGCGACCCTGTCCTCTGA
- a CDS encoding deoxyhypusine synthase family protein — protein MSRKAKASPYLKRPTDPIELDRDRSVAGLLSKFEATSFQARNLAIAHNIWLNMLEDACTIVLGLSGPLIPAGMRRLIAWLIRNRYVDVVVSDGLTVFHDIHESLGRQHYQGSPLTSPSELQAHGIARLYDTLLSEEEIQEADEWLRSFVNMQDMSRPYATREFLNLLGHELSEIANEDGVLTAAYKARVPVFCPGVTTSPLVRGIAAGRIDRKSPFLFDVIQDVVEMAHVLVGSTNVGALYFGSSLCSDFVQQAQATGTVVNARLRPLKYVVHVTLDGLHSGGAVLHPLEDADNWSRAAKELRLVTTYCDPTIALPILVTALAQSAARQIKTRRKPTFTIGRELVMNAA, from the coding sequence ATGAGCAGAAAAGCAAAAGCGTCGCCCTACTTGAAACGACCCACTGATCCCATTGAGCTTGACCGTGACCGCAGTGTGGCCGGGCTGCTGTCCAAGTTTGAGGCGACTTCTTTTCAGGCCCGTAACCTCGCCATCGCCCACAACATCTGGCTGAATATGCTCGAGGACGCCTGCACCATCGTGCTTGGGTTGAGCGGCCCACTCATTCCGGCGGGGATGCGGCGCTTGATTGCTTGGCTGATTCGTAACCGCTATGTAGATGTGGTCGTCTCCGATGGTTTGACAGTTTTTCATGACATTCATGAATCGCTCGGTCGCCAGCATTATCAGGGCTCGCCGCTAACGTCGCCGAGCGAGTTGCAGGCGCACGGCATCGCCCGTCTGTATGACACGTTGCTGAGCGAAGAAGAAATTCAGGAGGCGGATGAGTGGTTGCGGAGCTTTGTCAATATGCAGGACATGAGCCGTCCGTATGCCACCCGCGAGTTTCTCAACCTGCTTGGCCACGAGCTTTCGGAAATCGCCAATGAAGACGGCGTCCTAACGGCAGCGTACAAAGCGCGCGTTCCGGTCTTTTGTCCCGGCGTGACGACTTCGCCGCTGGTGCGCGGGATCGCAGCCGGGCGGATTGATCGCAAATCGCCGTTTTTGTTTGATGTGATTCAGGATGTGGTGGAAATGGCGCACGTGCTGGTCGGTTCCACCAACGTCGGCGCACTGTATTTTGGCTCTAGCCTCTGTAGCGACTTTGTACAGCAGGCTCAAGCGACCGGCACGGTGGTCAATGCGCGGTTGCGTCCGCTGAAGTACGTTGTGCACGTCACGCTGGACGGCCTGCACAGCGGTGGCGCGGTGTTGCATCCGCTGGAAGACGCCGACAACTGGAGTCGCGCAGCGAAGGAGCTACGGCTGGTGACAACATACTGTGATCCAACGATTGCGTTGCCGATACTGGTGACGGCGCTGGCGCAAAGCGCCGCACGCCAGATCAAAACCCGACGGAAGCCGACGTTCACAATCGGACGTGAACTTGTCATGAACGCCGCCTAG
- a CDS encoding GNAT family N-acetyltransferase, translated as MTDVSAVLPLTALDAYACWALAHRCFAAHETYDLATFRLLLDSPDSVSYKALDADRHMVGFLIGLVDRFPTPGRGRGRLLGSGHIVAVGVAPEARRQGHARRLLTTAEQGFRRRGMTIVHLEVHAANVAACRLYATAGYVAAQRLPGYYPDGDDALKMVKSLLEI; from the coding sequence GTGACGGACGTATCGGCGGTTCTCCCGCTGACGGCGCTGGACGCCTATGCTTGCTGGGCGTTGGCCCATCGCTGTTTCGCCGCGCACGAGACCTACGATCTCGCCACATTTCGCCTCTTGCTCGACTCGCCGGATTCGGTCTCCTATAAGGCGCTTGACGCTGACCGGCACATGGTGGGTTTTCTCATCGGGTTGGTTGACCGCTTCCCGACGCCCGGCCGCGGGCGCGGCCGACTCCTCGGCAGCGGACACATTGTAGCAGTCGGCGTTGCGCCTGAAGCGCGGCGGCAGGGACACGCGCGGCGCTTATTGACCACGGCCGAACAAGGCTTTCGGCGGCGAGGAATGACGATTGTGCATCTTGAGGTTCATGCCGCAAACGTCGCCGCCTGCCGACTGTACGCCACGGCAGGTTACGTGGCCGCGCAACGCCTACCCGGCTACTACCCTGATGGAGACGACGCCCTGAAGATGGTCAAGTCCCTGTTGGAGATATAG
- a CDS encoding DCC1-like thiol-disulfide oxidoreductase family protein — protein MSSTPNRAQTYTRDGEPSEPERVLLYDGVCGFCNWTVRFIIAQDRRGTMRFAPLQGEYGAAVVARHPWLATVDSVVLVETASDGTEQVFVRSTAALRVAEYLGGWWRLLTVAYALPTALRDWLYDLFAAWRYQLFGKYDTCLTPSPDIRMRFL, from the coding sequence ATGTCCTCAACACCAAATCGTGCGCAAACGTATACGAGGGACGGTGAACCCTCCGAGCCGGAGCGCGTTTTGCTCTACGACGGCGTTTGCGGCTTTTGCAACTGGACGGTGCGGTTCATCATTGCCCAAGACAGGCGCGGAACCATGCGCTTCGCCCCTCTTCAAGGGGAGTACGGCGCAGCGGTCGTTGCGCGCCATCCATGGCTAGCGACCGTGGATTCCGTCGTCTTGGTTGAAACTGCGTCCGACGGCACAGAGCAGGTCTTCGTTCGTTCAACGGCGGCGCTTCGTGTGGCTGAGTACCTTGGCGGCTGGTGGCGGCTGCTGACCGTCGCCTACGCCCTGCCCACTGCCCTACGCGATTGGCTCTATGATCTTTTCGCCGCTTGGCGCTACCAGCTGTTTGGGAAGTACGACACGTGCCTGACGCCGTCGCCGGACATCCGCATGCGCTTTTTGTGA
- a CDS encoding AarF/ABC1/UbiB kinase family protein, translated as MPPKLRRRLVTILRTFLPFFRAWALSRLPVGDRTARTARAAQKLREALEQLGIVFIKVGQVVGVRTDTLAPAYAAELAKLQDAVRPVPIHIVKPFLEREYGRVLSEIFERFDPEPLATASIGQVHRARWRGREVVIKFLKPDTLALLETDFELIRRIAGGLRRISRNPIWEDILTVVGRFEAGFREEADFAAERRHAVRIREILAPFPDIVVPETIDELCTPRILALAFVEGCRISDAEAVRRIVRRPERLLDRLVHLYAYMILCEGYYHADPHPGNFLVLPDGRLALLDFGMVQTMQAATRETLARIVQAALRGQLDEVVDGFYRIGLVAPETPRDLARAAIARIGEINVLQSNTKNRIAAVGRAVEESQVRFLLPEDLAYAFRLIQMLEGVASYYRPGWNVIADGGAGLQAALEDLVRRTVSSPTSRTPVAPPAVTVNGTRLRPTESPVRRLFQTLQEMLAPAAEQLDQAAASGKAETAVETTAGRP; from the coding sequence ATGCCGCCAAAACTTCGTCGTCGTCTCGTAACCATTCTCCGCACGTTTCTGCCGTTTTTTCGCGCTTGGGCCCTCAGTCGCCTGCCGGTGGGTGACCGGACGGCCCGCACGGCGCGCGCCGCGCAAAAGCTGCGTGAAGCTCTCGAACAATTAGGCATTGTCTTTATCAAGGTGGGGCAAGTCGTCGGCGTCCGTACGGACACGCTGGCGCCGGCCTACGCCGCCGAACTTGCCAAGTTGCAGGACGCCGTGCGTCCAGTGCCGATTCACATCGTCAAACCGTTTCTCGAACGTGAATACGGGCGTGTGTTGTCGGAAATCTTTGAGCGATTTGACCCGGAGCCGCTCGCTACGGCCAGCATCGGGCAAGTGCATCGCGCGCGGTGGCGTGGGCGGGAGGTGGTTATCAAGTTTCTCAAGCCGGACACGCTTGCCCTGCTGGAAACGGATTTTGAGTTGATTCGGCGCATTGCGGGCGGCCTGCGCCGGATTTCGCGCAACCCCATCTGGGAGGACATTCTGACGGTGGTGGGCCGTTTTGAAGCTGGCTTCCGGGAGGAAGCGGACTTCGCCGCAGAGCGACGGCACGCCGTTCGCATTCGGGAGATCTTAGCGCCGTTCCCGGATATCGTCGTCCCGGAAACAATTGACGAGTTGTGTACGCCGCGCATTCTGGCGCTGGCCTTCGTGGAGGGATGCCGGATCAGCGACGCCGAGGCCGTACGCCGGATCGTCCGCCGACCCGAACGGCTGCTTGACCGCCTTGTTCACCTTTATGCCTACATGATTCTGTGCGAGGGCTACTACCACGCCGATCCGCATCCGGGAAATTTTCTGGTGCTGCCTGACGGCCGCTTGGCGCTGCTGGACTTCGGCATGGTGCAAACCATGCAGGCGGCGACCCGCGAGACGCTGGCTCGTATCGTACAAGCCGCCCTGCGCGGTCAGCTCGACGAAGTAGTGGATGGGTTTTACCGTATCGGGCTGGTCGCCCCGGAAACGCCGCGTGATCTAGCGCGGGCGGCAATTGCCCGCATTGGTGAAATCAACGTCTTGCAGTCGAACACCAAAAACCGCATTGCGGCCGTCGGGCGGGCGGTTGAAGAGAGCCAGGTGCGTTTTCTTCTGCCGGAAGACCTCGCGTACGCCTTTCGGTTGATTCAAATGCTTGAAGGGGTGGCGTCATACTACCGGCCCGGTTGGAACGTCATCGCTGACGGCGGAGCAGGTTTGCAGGCGGCGCTGGAGGATTTGGTGCGCCGAACGGTGTCATCTCCCACTTCCCGCACGCCGGTCGCACCGCCGGCTGTCACTGTCAATGGTACGCGCCTGCGGCCGACCGAAAGCCCGGTGCGACGATTGTTCCAGACGTTGCAGGAGATGTTAGCCCCAGCCGCCGAACAACTCGACCAAGCCGCTGCGTCCGGCAAGGCCGAAACGGCCGTTGAAACCACAGCCGGACGGCCGTAA
- the aroE gene encoding shikimate dehydrogenase, whose protein sequence is MPIAAATADALFAALASAVVADADWLELRLDALQMTPPAEVSNILRQALTKRTKPVVVTFRPREQGGFRELTRDERLAFWRDALQTEAEAFDVELDLVAPLLAAYSPDQPVWSRIIISQHDFHETPPDVGGFAATCFPPYAGAAKLATTVNRPDDVARLFHWLQTPQPPTRKIAVGMGGYGVFTRILGPAYGARWTYAAAHDGRAIAPGQLPAAELRRTFRVPELNRETIVTGLIGAPIAHSLSKDLHNAAFTHLGLNWVYIPVEVSPDDLGMFVRDFVHPRTRRTPWSVGGYSVTLPHKTAVIPYLDHLTPTAARVGAVNTLLTQGTELIGDNTDVVGAMRPLTERFTVSGRPVAVIGAGGAAHAVVCGLVEAGAQVTVFARCPARAQALGARFGVPVEPLERFCGAGFTGLINTTPVGMAGYAETACPVAPEKLDGLAWAYDLVYRPRRTPLLQAAADRGIAVLDGLPMLVAQAAEQFTRWTGQTAPVSVMQAAAERALAISPTGT, encoded by the coding sequence ATGCCGATTGCCGCTGCGACCGCCGACGCCCTTTTCGCTGCTCTTGCGTCGGCTGTCGTCGCCGACGCCGACTGGCTGGAGTTGCGCTTGGATGCGCTTCAGATGACGCCGCCGGCCGAAGTGAGTAACATCCTGCGTCAAGCCCTGACCAAACGGACGAAACCGGTGGTCGTCACATTTCGTCCCCGCGAACAGGGCGGTTTTCGGGAACTGACCCGCGATGAACGGCTGGCGTTCTGGCGTGACGCCCTGCAGACCGAGGCTGAAGCCTTTGACGTTGAATTAGACCTTGTTGCGCCTCTGCTTGCCGCCTACTCACCCGATCAGCCCGTCTGGTCGCGCATCATCATCTCACAGCACGACTTTCACGAAACGCCGCCGGATGTCGGCGGCTTTGCTGCAACCTGCTTTCCGCCATACGCTGGAGCCGCCAAGCTGGCGACTACGGTCAACCGACCGGATGACGTGGCGCGACTCTTTCACTGGCTGCAAACACCCCAACCGCCAACGCGGAAAATTGCCGTCGGGATGGGCGGCTACGGCGTTTTCACCCGGATTCTCGGTCCAGCCTATGGCGCACGTTGGACATACGCCGCCGCACACGACGGACGCGCCATTGCGCCCGGACAACTGCCCGCCGCCGAACTGCGCCGGACGTTCCGCGTCCCTGAACTCAACCGCGAAACCATCGTCACTGGCCTGATCGGCGCGCCCATCGCGCATTCACTTTCTAAGGACCTGCACAACGCCGCCTTCACCCATCTGGGCTTGAACTGGGTGTACATCCCCGTTGAGGTGTCGCCGGATGATCTGGGGATGTTCGTGCGAGACTTTGTTCATCCACGCACGCGACGGACGCCTTGGTCGGTCGGCGGCTACAGCGTGACCTTGCCCCATAAGACAGCTGTCATCCCGTACCTCGACCACCTGACACCGACAGCGGCGCGCGTCGGAGCCGTCAACACCCTCTTGACACAGGGTACGGAACTCATCGGCGACAATACGGACGTCGTTGGCGCAATGCGTCCTCTTACGGAACGCTTCACGGTGTCCGGTCGGCCGGTCGCTGTCATAGGCGCGGGCGGCGCAGCGCACGCCGTCGTCTGCGGACTGGTTGAAGCCGGCGCGCAGGTCACGGTTTTCGCCCGTTGTCCAGCACGCGCCCAGGCGCTTGGCGCACGCTTCGGCGTACCGGTGGAGCCGTTGGAGCGGTTTTGCGGCGCCGGGTTTACTGGCCTCATCAATACAACGCCTGTCGGCATGGCAGGCTACGCCGAAACCGCTTGTCCAGTTGCGCCGGAAAAGCTCGACGGCTTGGCGTGGGCTTACGACTTGGTGTACCGCCCACGTCGAACGCCTTTGCTCCAAGCCGCCGCTGACCGGGGGATTGCCGTCTTGGATGGGCTGCCGATGCTCGTTGCTCAGGCGGCGGAACAGTTCACCCGCTGGACGGGACAAACTGCGCCGGTGTCGGTCATGCAGGCGGCCGCCGAGCGCGCCCTGGCTATATCTCCAACAGGGACTTGA
- a CDS encoding 6-carboxytetrahydropterin synthase, with amino-acid sequence MSKRFYEVMVETEFCAAHALRRYHGQGESVHGHNWRIQVFVRGDRLDENHILIDFRAVREATEAVMRYLDHKYLNELPPFDRELNPSTENIAAFVFHQVAARINTDRYQVALVRAWETPSTMAAYGLAS; translated from the coding sequence ATGAGTAAGCGTTTTTACGAGGTCATGGTTGAGACAGAGTTCTGTGCGGCGCATGCGTTGCGGCGCTACCACGGCCAGGGTGAGTCCGTCCATGGTCATAACTGGCGCATTCAGGTCTTTGTGCGCGGCGACAGGCTCGACGAGAACCACATCCTGATTGACTTTCGGGCGGTGCGGGAAGCGACGGAAGCCGTCATGCGGTACCTCGATCACAAGTACCTCAACGAACTACCGCCCTTTGACCGCGAACTCAACCCCTCGACGGAAAACATTGCGGCCTTTGTGTTTCACCAGGTCGCTGCCCGGATCAACACCGACCGCTATCAGGTGGCGTTGGTGCGGGCGTGGGAAACGCCTTCGACCATGGCCGCTTATGGCCTTGCGAGTTAG
- a CDS encoding type II secretion system GspH family protein, producing MSNRLLLRPRRRALWGPQRGFTLIELIIVVAILGIIAAIAVPNLIIARDAARRGWFQSTARAIGSSLEVFAQANRGRYPRDGIFYEAPGGDAAKWERDSGMPWVGFANPAQQPTWAIDYQVHPSPLVPGARYVGLCYCGLRGAPADGNITNNASLWADYGMGQAIPTDRRLIFIFYQGLPPDRICPDAACTP from the coding sequence ATGTCAAACAGGCTCTTACTTAGGCCGCGCCGTCGGGCGTTGTGGGGTCCCCAGCGAGGTTTCACGCTGATTGAACTCATCATCGTTGTGGCTATACTAGGCATTATTGCGGCAATCGCCGTTCCTAATCTGATTATCGCACGCGACGCCGCCCGCCGTGGGTGGTTTCAATCCACAGCGCGCGCCATCGGGTCATCTTTGGAGGTGTTTGCGCAAGCCAATCGCGGACGCTATCCAAGGGACGGCATCTTCTATGAAGCGCCGGGTGGTGATGCGGCCAAGTGGGAGCGGGACTCCGGGATGCCTTGGGTCGGCTTTGCTAACCCCGCCCAACAACCGACGTGGGCAATTGACTACCAGGTACACCCTAGTCCACTTGTACCGGGAGCGCGTTACGTTGGCCTGTGTTACTGCGGCCTGCGCGGCGCTCCGGCAGACGGCAACATTACTAACAATGCGTCGCTTTGGGCCGATTACGGCATGGGACAGGCAATCCCTACAGATCGCCGGCTAATCTTCATCTTTTATCAGGGACTTCCACCAGATCGAATCTGCCCAGACGCCGCATGTACCCCCTAG
- the speA gene encoding biosynthetic arginine decarboxylase, translated as MKAKLEEVAQTYGIENWGAGYFSINKKGHLVVHPSEYDRRGADVMEILEDLQRRRIQAPLLLRFPQILVNQMKKLTGAFRNAIKEFGYNGRYYGVFPMKVNPRREVVEEFLRAGRRYDFGVEVGSKAELYAALAHEQSPDSVLICNGFKDESYIRLALLGTEIGKNVIIVIEKIGELETVIRLSQEIGIRPLLGIRVKLYSKGSGRWEKSGGESAKFGLTTSEILEVIRVLREHEMVDDLRLLHFHIGSQITSIKRVKNAIKEAARVYAKIRAMKINVDYLDVGGGLGVDYDGSKTSSESSANYTVQEFANDVVYTIKSVCEDEDVPEPHIITESGRMLTSYHAILVANIRAEIETVVGEYESVKVDEDDPQVIVELKDLCMGINSKNYAEYYHDALEHKDEMYTLFNLGLISLEDRAKGEILFWEVCERTAKYAQNDKSMIDEYEELRQMLAAKYLCNFSIFRSLPDSWAIDQLFPIMPLHKLDKPPTELATLVDITCDSDGVIDKFVDLKDIKETLELHPFRGEPYFLGIFLVGAYQEVMGSGHNLFGPLNEAHIIIEDEGYLITKVVPGGTLGEAVETARYERAALQESFGELAAEQVKRGRLSAERANELCRQYESYVSCYTYLT; from the coding sequence ATGAAAGCAAAGCTTGAGGAGGTTGCTCAAACGTATGGGATTGAAAACTGGGGCGCAGGGTACTTCAGCATCAACAAAAAGGGACACCTCGTGGTTCATCCCAGTGAATATGACCGACGCGGCGCTGATGTCATGGAAATTCTTGAAGACCTCCAACGACGACGCATTCAGGCGCCGCTGCTGCTGCGGTTTCCACAAATCCTTGTCAACCAGATGAAAAAGTTGACCGGGGCCTTTCGCAACGCCATCAAAGAGTTTGGTTACAACGGCCGCTACTACGGCGTGTTTCCAATGAAGGTCAACCCGCGTCGTGAGGTTGTGGAAGAGTTTCTGCGCGCCGGTCGGCGGTATGACTTCGGAGTAGAAGTCGGCAGCAAGGCGGAACTGTACGCGGCGCTTGCGCACGAGCAATCGCCTGATTCGGTTCTCATCTGCAACGGCTTCAAGGATGAAAGTTACATCCGCTTGGCGTTGCTCGGCACGGAAATCGGTAAAAATGTCATCATTGTCATTGAGAAAATTGGCGAATTAGAAACCGTCATTCGGCTATCACAGGAAATCGGTATCCGTCCGTTGCTCGGCATTCGGGTCAAGTTGTACTCGAAAGGCAGCGGTCGGTGGGAAAAGTCAGGTGGTGAGTCGGCGAAGTTCGGCCTGACTACGAGTGAAATTCTGGAGGTCATTCGTGTTCTTCGTGAACACGAGATGGTTGATGACCTTCGCCTGCTCCACTTCCACATCGGCTCACAAATTACCAGCATCAAGCGCGTCAAAAACGCCATCAAGGAAGCCGCACGCGTCTACGCTAAAATTCGGGCAATGAAAATCAATGTGGATTATCTCGACGTAGGCGGCGGGCTAGGCGTTGATTACGACGGTAGTAAGACCAGTTCGGAGTCATCGGCTAACTATACTGTTCAGGAGTTCGCCAACGACGTGGTGTACACCATCAAGAGCGTATGCGAGGACGAAGACGTGCCCGAGCCGCACATCATTACGGAATCGGGACGCATGCTGACTTCCTACCATGCGATCTTGGTAGCAAACATTCGCGCTGAAATTGAGACAGTTGTCGGCGAATATGAAAGTGTCAAAGTAGATGAAGATGATCCGCAGGTCATCGTTGAACTCAAAGATCTGTGCATGGGCATCAACTCAAAGAACTACGCCGAGTATTACCATGATGCTCTAGAGCACAAGGATGAGATGTACACGCTGTTCAATCTTGGCTTGATCTCACTGGAGGACCGCGCCAAGGGTGAGATTCTGTTCTGGGAAGTCTGTGAGCGGACAGCGAAGTATGCCCAGAATGATAAAAGCATGATTGATGAATACGAAGAGTTGCGCCAGATGTTGGCGGCCAAGTATCTATGCAACTTTTCAATTTTCCGCTCGCTGCCTGACAGCTGGGCTATTGACCAACTCTTTCCCATCATGCCGCTGCACAAACTGGACAAGCCCCCGACCGAACTGGCGACGTTGGTGGACATCACTTGCGACTCCGACGGCGTAATTGACAAGTTTGTAGATTTGAAAGACATCAAAGAGACGTTGGAACTGCATCCGTTCAGAGGCGAGCCCTACTTTCTAGGGATTTTTCTAGTCGGCGCGTATCAGGAAGTCATGGGCAGCGGCCACAACTTGTTCGGCCCACTCAATGAGGCGCACATCATCATTGAGGACGAAGGCTACTTGATCACCAAGGTCGTCCCCGGCGGGACGCTAGGGGAAGCGGTTGAAACGGCCCGCTATGAACGGGCGGCGCTTCAGGAAAGCTTTGGCGAGTTAGCCGCTGAGCAGGTCAAGCGCGGCCGTCTTTCGGCCGAGCGGGCGAATGAGTTGTGCCGACAATACGAAAGCTATGTTTCCTGCTATACCTATCTGACCTGA